The sequence GGCAAAGCCGCAGCCAACTGACCGGAACCGGCAACGCCCAGCAACTGACATTGAAGATCACGCACGCCAGCGCGCAAAAGCCCATGCCCGTCTTCCCTGCCGTTCAGGGCAAAAAGCGTAGCGCCAAAGCGTTGGGGATGGCTATCCACCACGGCGGAGGCCTGCACTTTTACTGTCAGTTCCGCTGCCTGCTCCGCATCTTTTTGGCCGGGGGCTGACAGCTTTACTTGTGCCGGGGCTACACTTGTCTGCTTGAGAGCGCCAAGCAGCACTCGCCCCCAGTTGAGCGGCGTGGACGCCAGTTTCAGGGAAATATCCGCCAGGGCATGCCCACCCACATTCCACGCGGGGCAATCCAGCGCTATCCGCGTGTCTGGAGTTTGCAGCGGCCCCTTTGCCGTGATGCGCAACTGGGCGCGTTCCGGCAACAAGCCGCCGCTATTTGTGGAAGGGGCGGCGGCTGATGCGGGTGCGGACTTTTCAGCAGCGTCTTTTTCCGTATCAGCTTTCTCGCCAAGGCTGGCCTGAATATCCACATCCATAGGCCCGTCCAGCCACGAAGCGGCTCCGCCAGCGTCCCACTTTGCGTGCCCGGCAAGGTGCAGAGGCCCGGCTTCAACGTTGATGCTCTCCAGCGCAGCGCTGGCCCCGACAGCTTCGCCGCCTGCGGCGGGAGCCGTCACGCGCGCCGCAAGGCGCAGCCGCGCATTGGCGCCTTCACGCAGCAAAACGGCAAGCCCACCCGATTCAGCGGGCTGATTATTGGCAGAAGATATTTTTACGGGGGAACTTTTGGGAGGGATTGCAGGAGAATCATCGGCAACAGGGTCGGGAGATCTGCGCAGGATCGCGGCGAGCTCGGCGGCAGCATCAAGGCCAAGAACTTCACCCACGCGGGAGGGGGCAAGGGTAAGATGGGCTGTTGATTCCACCCCGTAGATTACCGCCCCGGCCACCTGTAGAGGGCTATCGTTCGCACACGCGATTCTGACCAGCAGGGATGCTTGCGCGCCCTGAGTTCCGGCCACCAAACTCAGGTTGGCTTCAAGACTGGCATCGGCAGCGGGGGTGTTTTGCCCTCTGCCCTGCGGCTCGGGATGCGACTCGGGATGCCTTTCGGGCAATGTTGCGCCGGATGCCGCTGGTGGAACCTCTGGGGCAGAAGACGCACTTTTTTCAGCAGATGGCGCGGCACCCGTAGCGACTGGCGGAGTTTCATTCCGGGCATCGGCAGGAGCCTCCCCACCCAGCAAGGCCTGAGGCAAACGGGCATTGAGGATGTTCAGCCTTTCAAGGCGCACCTGCGGCAACCAGCTGGGCAAACCGCCAAGCGAACGCAGGGCATCGCCCAACATGGTGCGCAAAGCCGCTTCAGTCAGAGGGGGCGCAGACGCAGGTTCCGGTGCGTCCGGCAGTATGGGCAGGCGCAGCAGTTGCGCGTCATTTACATATACGGAAGCAATACGCACGACCGAAGGCAGGGCGCGCCAGTCCCACTGCACGCGGCAGTCCGGCAGGCGCATCCACAGGCCGTCACCGTCGAACAGTTCCACACCAAGAGAAAATTCAAAGGGCAAAGAGCCGGAAAGATGGGTGATTCGCGCCCTCACCCCGGCAGGGGGCGCGCCGGATTCCGGCGCGGCTTCCATAGCCGTATTGATTTTTTCCGTCAGCCAACCCTGCACGGAGTCGCTGCGCAGGGCCGCGAGGGTTGCGGCAAGGGCAATCACGCACAGCAGCACGCACAGGCCCAGAGCCCAACCTGCGCGACTCAGCCACTTGCGAAAAGGGCCACGGCCCCCACCAGAGGGCTTCCTGTGACCGGGCTGGCCCGCACTGGGGGAAGCCTGGCCGCCCAGAGCGGCAGATGCGGAAGAAGAGGAAGACGGCGGGGCCGCGCTGTGTTCCTGATCCATCAGAAAGACTGCCCTATGCTGACGTAAATCTGCACCGGGGGGTCGCCGTCAATGGGCTGCAAGGGAAAGCCCACATCCAGCCGCACAGGGCCGATGGGCGTGTAGTACCGCAGGCCAAGGCCAGCGCCCCAGTTCATGTCGCCAATGATGCGCGGCAGCTCGTCCCTGTAGACCATGCCGCCATCGAGAAAAGGCACAATGCCCACATCTTCGGTAATTTTATAGCGCGCCTCAAGATTGACCACCTGATAGGAACGCCCGCCCAGCGGCTCGTCCTTGTGGTCGCGCGGGCCGAGCGACTGATAGGCATAGCCGCGCACAGAACCCGCCCCGCCCGTATAGTAGCGCAAACTGGCCGGGATAGTGCGCAGACCGGCGCCCGCAAGCCCCCCGGCCTCGACCCTGCCTGCAAGCACAAGCTTGTCGTCCGGCAGGCCGTCCTTGCGGAAGGGGGCGTAATAGCCGCTGGCTGTAACAACGCCTGTCATGACGTTGAAAGATTCGCCATAAAAGCCCGTGTAGGGCTTGACCTTGACAGCAAGCTCCGAGCCGTCGGAAGGATTGAGGATATTGTTGCGCGTGTCGCGCCGCAGGCCCACCCGTGGCCCAAAAAATCCGTAGCCCTTGGGATCCTGCTCGTTATCCTTGATGGAGCCGCTTTCGCCCCCAAGGCCAGCGCTGCCCCACCACTGGCGCGAAAGCCGTCGCTCGATATCGCCGGAACCGCTGCCCGCAATTTTTTCGTAGGCGCTGGTATCTTCCCGCAGGGTGGAGCCTGTAACAAGCAGTTTCTGCTCTCTGGCCATAAAGGCAGGCTTTTCAAACACTGCCTTGAGGCCCTGTGTTTCCGTAGCCAGAGGCGCTGTGAGCGTAAATTTTTCACCATTGCCAAAGACATTGCGGTTCTCCCACATGCCTTCCACACCGAGGCCCGTATCCGTATCATACCGGGCGCTGGCCCCCACCGAATGGAAGGGGGCTTCCGCCACGGTCACTTCCAGAGGCAGCACGGAGGCGCTTTCGCGCCCTGCGCCCCAGGCGAGATTTTCTTCCAGAGGTTTAACCTGCACCGAGCGGAACAGGCCCAGACCGCGCAGCTTGTTGGCGTAGTCTTCCACCATGTCCGAATCCCACGGCTCCTCACCAACATTCCAGGGGGCGAGCCGCTGCACGTATTCGGCATTCACTTCTTTTGCTCCGCGCACTTCGATGCGGCCCATGAGCGCTGGCGGGCCGGGGCGCACCAGGATATCGGCATTGAGCTTGCGGGCCTCGCGGTCAAGGGTATAGCTGGTATCTGCCACAGCGGCGAGGGGGTAGCCCTGCCGTCGCAAGGATTCTGGCAGGGAATCCACCGCCGCGAGCAGGTCATCGGCCGCAATGGGCTTGCCAATGGCTACACCCGGCAAAACAGCAGGGAAGGACGGCGGGGGCACGGGTTCCGTTTGCAGCCCCCAAAAGCCCACTTCTCGCTGCCTGTTGCGAAAAAACTGCGGGATGTCGGGTTCCGGTTCGTAATACACATCGGCGCGGCCAAGGCTGTAGCGCTTGCCTGGCGAAAGAACGAGGTCAACAACAACGGGCGAGGCGTCCTTGTCTATTTGAACGGAAGCAAGGCCGTCATAATAACCCTGGGAGTGCAGCAGGCTTTGCGCGCTGGCAGTGTCGACTCTGGCGCGCCTTTCCAGAGCCAGCAGGCTGTCTGGCGGCTCCTTGGCAAGCTGCACAAGCTGGCTTGAGGCCTTCATCTGCCCTGCCAGAGAATCCGGGCCATCCTGCACCTTGATGCGCACCTTATACGGCACTGGATTGCCCTGCCACGCCGTTTCCAGCCCCGGCGGCGCTGGCTGCGGTTCTTCTGCGGGCGCGCGGGCCAGCAAACCGCAGCCCCCTGCGCACAGCAGCAGCACCGAGACAACGAAGGCTCGCAGTACGGAAAGGCTGTTCGCCCTCCGGGGGTGTAGTTCGCCAAGGGTGGAGATCATGCCGAAGCATACGTTGCCCCGCCGCATGAATCAAGAACCATTCGCAACTGTTGCTTGCAAAAAACTGCCGCTTGGCTAGGATTGTTGCAACAGGCCTTGCAGCCTGCGCAACGCATAACAACAGGAAAAAGTATGAATTACGATCTCTGCCTGCACATGGACAGCAAGGACCCCGCCATTCTGCGCCTTGTTCTTCGTAATGCGGCCAACTATATCAAAGCCCTGCCCGAAGAACGCTTTCAGCTTGTGGTTGTAGCCAACGGCCCCGCCGTCACCCAGTTCGTCAAGGGCAATGAAGAATTCCGCGCCATTGCGGCCCCCTTGCAGGATCAGGGCCTGCGCATTCTGCTGTGCGCCAACGCGCTGGCCGACAACAAGATCGACCATGCCGACATCTGGCCCGGCTGCGATGTTGTGCCCGCTGGTCTTGTGGAAATTGTGCGCCTGCAACGCGAAGGCTTCGCCTACATCAAGCCCTAGGACGGACTGCGTTTCTGTGGGCATCTGCGGTGTCTGAGCGCGTTCTATCCTGCGCTTTTTTACTATTGCTTCCGGTCTGGCCGGGGGAGACAGAGCATGGAATGCTTTGGGGAAATTCTCGACATGGTGCGCCGCCAAAGCCCCGTGGTGCACAGCATTACAAACTATGTGACAGTCAATGACTGCGCAAATATCATTCTGGCTGCGGGGGGATCGCCCATCATGGCTGATGATGCGGCGGAAGTGGAGCAGATTGTGGGCCTCAGCTCGGCCCTGGTTCTCAATATCGGCACACTC is a genomic window of uncultured Desulfovibrio sp. containing:
- a CDS encoding autotransporter assembly complex family protein — its product is MRRGNVCFGMISTLGELHPRRANSLSVLRAFVVSVLLLCAGGCGLLARAPAEEPQPAPPGLETAWQGNPVPYKVRIKVQDGPDSLAGQMKASSQLVQLAKEPPDSLLALERRARVDTASAQSLLHSQGYYDGLASVQIDKDASPVVVDLVLSPGKRYSLGRADVYYEPEPDIPQFFRNRQREVGFWGLQTEPVPPPSFPAVLPGVAIGKPIAADDLLAAVDSLPESLRRQGYPLAAVADTSYTLDREARKLNADILVRPGPPALMGRIEVRGAKEVNAEYVQRLAPWNVGEEPWDSDMVEDYANKLRGLGLFRSVQVKPLEENLAWGAGRESASVLPLEVTVAEAPFHSVGASARYDTDTGLGVEGMWENRNVFGNGEKFTLTAPLATETQGLKAVFEKPAFMAREQKLLVTGSTLREDTSAYEKIAGSGSGDIERRLSRQWWGSAGLGGESGSIKDNEQDPKGYGFFGPRVGLRRDTRNNILNPSDGSELAVKVKPYTGFYGESFNVMTGVVTASGYYAPFRKDGLPDDKLVLAGRVEAGGLAGAGLRTIPASLRYYTGGAGSVRGYAYQSLGPRDHKDEPLGGRSYQVVNLEARYKITEDVGIVPFLDGGMVYRDELPRIIGDMNWGAGLGLRYYTPIGPVRLDVGFPLQPIDGDPPVQIYVSIGQSF
- a CDS encoding DsrE family protein, with translation MNYDLCLHMDSKDPAILRLVLRNAANYIKALPEERFQLVVVANGPAVTQFVKGNEEFRAIAAPLQDQGLRILLCANALADNKIDHADIWPGCDVVPAGLVEIVRLQREGFAYIKP